CGGCCATCACCACGGGCGTCAAGACGATCAATGCCGCCATTGGCGTCGATGCGACGGTCAAAAGCAATGACTGCGCCTCATCACAGAAAGGCCGCATCCCTACGATCGCCGAAACCCTGAAAGCGCAAGGTAAGGCTACGGGCATCGTCACCACGGCGGGCCTCACCGACGCCACGCCGGCCGGAGCCTATGGCCACGTGCCGACGCGCGGCTGGCGCTCGGATGCCGAACTTCCCGCCGAGGCGAAACAGGCCGGCTGCATCGACCTCGCCCGTCAGATGATAGAAGCCCCCAAAGCGGTACGCCTCGATGTGGCGCTGGGCGGCGACCGCGCGCGGTTTGTAACGACCGCGCAGGGCGGTAAGCGTCAGGATCGCGACCTGACCGCCGACTGGCGCAACCTGCCCGGAGCCGTGGTGGTCACCGATAAGGCGGGGCTGGCCGCCGTCAACACGAAGACCACTAAGACCCTGCTCGGCCTGTTTGCCGATGGCGACCTGCCCTCAGTCGTCGATCACAAGGGGCAGGGCCCGACGCCCACTCTGGAAGAGATGACACGCAAAGCCATCTCGGTCTTGTCGCACAACAAGGACGGCTTCTTCCTGCTGGTCGAATCCGCCTCCATCGACAAATGGCACCACGAAAACAACGCCTACCGCGCCCTGACCGACGTCGATGAACTGGACAAGGCGGTGAAGGCGGCGCTGGAAATGACTGACGCCAGCGAGACGCTGATCATCATCACCGCCGACCACAGCCACGGCCTGACACTCAGCGCCGGATCGACGCGCAATGAGCCGATCCTGGGGCTGGCACGCAAGAACGGCGTCAATGAGCCGGACAAGAACGGCCAGCCGCGCCTGACGCTGAACTATGCGACCGGCCCCGGCGCGCGACCCGCAGGCAGCCCGCCGCTGACGGAAGAGGAAGCCTTGTCGCCCGACTTCCATCAACTGGCCCTGACGCCGATGTCCAGCGCCCAGCACGCAGGCGAAGATGTCCCCGTCTATGCCTCAGGCCCGTTCGCGCACCTTCTGACCGGGACGGTGGAATCGACCTTCCTGTATCAGGTGATGCGCTACGCCGCGGGTAAGCGCTAGATTATTCCGCTCAAGTGTGAAGCAACCCGGCCCGCTGATCCACTAAAAAGGCCTGATCGTAGAGACGTTATGTCACAACGCATCGGGATCATCGGAGCCGGGATCAGCGGCCTGTCGGCGGCGCAGCGCCTTATTGCCGCGGGCTATGCGGTCGATCTGTTCGATAAGGGGCGCGGCCCCGGCGGGCGCATGTCAACACGACGCGAGCAGACCGATGATACGGCGTACCTGTTCGATCACGGTGCGCAATATTTTACCGTCCGCGATCCGCGGTTTGTGTCTCAGGTCGAGCATTGGGTACAGCACGGGCTGGCCGCCCGCTGGCCAGAGGCCGGGCCGGACGCCTTTGTCGGTACGCCCATGATGTGTTCGCCGCTGGCGCATCTGTGTGAGCGTTTTGGCGTACACTTTGGCACGCGCATTGAGCGCATCACCGGCGCACCCGGCGCGTGGCACCTCGCAACCGAAAACGGCACCTTCGGCCCCTATGCGCAGGTGATTGTCGCCATCCCCGCTGAACAGGCGTCTGATCTGCTCTCTCCGTGGGTGCCGGACTTTGCGCAGACAGCCCGCGCTCACTCGTCGCAACCGTGCTGGACCACGATGGTGTCTTTCTCGGAAGACCCGCCCGGCCTTCCGCCCGTAACGCGCGTGCCGGGACCGGTACTGGCGTGGGTCGCTAACAATGCCTCAAAGCCCGACCGCGCGAAAACCAGCGCTTGGGTGCTACAGGCGACGCCCGACTGGACGGCGGCCTATATTGACCTGAGCCGCGAGGACGCCGCAGCACCGATGTTTGCGGCCTGGCAGGCGCTTCTGGGGCACTCGCTGCCGCAACCGGTCCTGCTCAAGGCGCACCTGTGGCGCTATGCCCGCACGGGCGAAGGCGTGAAAGGACGACTTTACGACAAAACGCTGGGTCTGGGTGTCTGCGGCGACTGGCTGAAAGGGCCGCGCGTCGAAGCGGCATGGCTGTCCGGTCTCGAACTGGCGGAGGCCCTCCTTGCGGCCTGAAGCGCTTACCCGCGTGCAGGCGCTGGAGCGACTGAATGCCTTCTTGCCGCGCGCCGGAGGCGCCTACGCCCGCGAGCGCAATATTGACCCCGGCCCCAAGGAAACCGGGCACGTGTCACGACTCTCTCCCTATGTGCGCCATCGCCTGATCGGTGAATGGGAACTGGCCCGCGCGGCCGAAAAAGCGCACGGTGCTGCCGCCAGCAAGTTTACCGATGAAGTATGCTGGCGGGCCTATTGGCTCGGCTATCTGGAAATGCGTCCGGCTCTGTGGGCGCGCTATGTCGCCTATCTGATCAGCGATGAGGCCGAAACCGCGCGCAGCGGGGAGACTTACCGCGCGGCGATTACGGGGCGCACAGGTATCGACGCCTTCGACGTCTGGGTCTCTGAGCTGATCACGACCGGTTATCTGCATAATCATGCCCGCATGTCGTTTGCCAGTATCTGGGTGCATACGCTGCGCCTGCCGTGGCAACTGGGCGCGGCCTTTTTCCTTGAGCATCTGCTCGATGGCGACGAAGCGGCCAATACCCTGTCGTGGCGCTGGGTCGCCGGACTGCATACGCCGGGCAAGGTCTATCTGGCGTCAACGGAGGCGATTGCCACCTGCTCCGCCGGGCGGTTTCGACCGACCGGACTGGCGCAAAACCCAGCCCCGGTCATGATGGAGCCACCGCCCCCTGTGGTGGCGTTGCCGGCCGCCCAACCGGTCCCGCGCGCCCCTTCGGTCCTGCTGGTGACGTCGGAAGACCTCGGCGCGGACGGGTTTCGATTGGCGGAACAGCCAGTTGTCGGTGTGGCCGCACTGGTGACGGGCAAGGCCCCGGTCGCGGCGGCTACGGCCTCGGTGGCGCAAACACTGGCGCGGCAGATCGGAACCGAGATCCGCCTCTTTAGCTCGCGTGCGGAACTGGAAAGCGCTTTGACGGCATTCGGGACGCGCACCCTGCTCACCAGCCGCCTGCCGGTCGGCCTGACGCGGGCAGAGCTGAACGCCGTGTTGAACGACACCGGCGAACCCATCCACCTTTTTGAACGCACCCGCCTGTGGGACGCCGTGGCCTGGCCCGCCGCCACCAGAGGCTTTTTTGCCTTCCGGCCGGTGATTGGGCACCTTATGGCGCTGACGGACCCCGGCGGGTTTCAGGATAAGCCCTAAGCGGGAGACCGAACTATGGACGCGACTCTGTCGAAACTGAACACCCGTTGGGTGATCGCGCTTACCCTTGCCGGAGGCCTGCCTTTTATGGCCGCAGCCTTGATGACGGCGCTTCATTTGCGCGTGCTAGGCCTTGGCGGACCGGATATCGCCATCACCTATGGGGCGGTGATTGCGTCCTTTCTCTGCGGGCTGCACTGGGGCCTTGTGCTGGGGGGACGGGCTCAGGCGACGTGGCTTCTGATCCTGAGTAACGTCCTTTGCCTTTTGGCATGGGCAGGTGCGCTGCTGGCCCAATCCGGGTGGCCACAGGCCGCCTTAACCCTCCAGACTGCCGTCTTCCTAAGTTTGCTGGCGGTCGATCATGTCTTGATGCGCCGGGGTTGGCTGTCGGCGGCCTTCTTCCGGCTACGCTTGGTCATCACCTGTCTGGTCGTTGCGTGTTTAATTGGGGTCGCCCTCCTCGCCTGACCTTCAGCCCGCGCGCCGTAAGGGCGTGCCGGAGCGGCCCGGCGACTGTGTCTGACGCAGATATTTGATGAGCGTAATCCCCGCGAAACTGGCGGGCAGGTTCGCCGCGAACACCAGCGCCTCAAGACGCACCAACGGCCCGGCCAGCAGACGTTCGGCCGCATAAAGCTGAGGGTCCTCAAGGCGAGGCAGGACCTCACGACAAAACCGCTCAAGGCGTTCTTTTAGCCGCGTGTCACCCATACCAGCGACACGCTCAGCAAGGCGTTTGTGTCTCTCGACCGGAGCATCATCTCCTCTGCCTGCCCTGGACATGCATTCGCGCAAGGTTTTGACCGCCGCAGATAGCCCGTCATTCAGAGCCTCAGGCATCAGCCGCCGTCCGATATTGAACTGCCGGAAACTGCCCGATCGCGCCAGCACCCTAAGGTCAGCAGGCCGCAGCCCGCCCCCCAGATGCACCTCAACACCGTGACGATTGAGATAGCGCCCCAGACTGAGCACGTGCGATAAGGCATCAAAGGCCCGGTCGATATCGGGACTGTGCAGGCTGGCCGCCAGATGCGACATATCCAGCTCCACGGTAAACAAGCCGTAGCGCAGGGCCTGCTCCGCAGCCTCAAGCGTCGGCTCCAGCGTGACAAACAGCGCTATATCGCTGTCCTTCAGCGTCTTCTGGACCTTCTGGATATGGCCTATGTGGGATTTGAGGAAGAGGCTGGTGCTCGTCCATTGCGCGGCCTTCGCTTCACGACCCAGATAGATGCGATCGGCCTTAAGGTGACGCGCGCGCTCAACATGATCGAACGCCGTCGTCACCCGCAAACAGAAGTCTCTCTGCCGTTCGCTACAAACGGCCGCCACGCGCGCCAGATCTTCATCCGAGATCAGACCATGATCGGAGGTCAGGTGGATCATCACCCCTTCGGCCCCGCCCTCGATTACGCGGTCCGCCAGGTGCGACAGGTCAACGGTTTCGCCGATGCCGAGCCCCGGTAAAAGCGCCGCACTTTCAAGACTGACGGCCAGCCGGGGGCCAGTCTTAGGTCCCAACATCAAAACCTCCGTACACCACGCACTACGCACCCCGTTGCGATTTAACTGGTTTACGTCTGGCTGAAGGGGTCCGATGACGGCCAAAATGTCGCAGGGCACGAAGGCCTTCTTGCGCGCCTTGCGCATCCATCACCACCTGTGAAACGTAAATCACCTGAAACCGGTGCCCGTTGATGTCCGCAAAACCACCCCACCTGAGACCCTCTGCCATGCCGGCCGGGCCTGCCTCACGCCTGTTCGCGCTAGGGGGGCTCGCGGCGTCCGGCCTTGGCCACGTCGTCAAGGAAAGCGCCAGACAAATGTCGCGCGGACAAAAGCCCGACCTCGCCAGCCTGTTGTTCGATGAAACCAACGGCCTGCGCATGGCCGATCAACTGGCGCGGATGCGCGGCGCGGCCATGAAGGTGGGACAGATTCTCTCTATGGACAGCGGCGACATCCTGCCGCCCGCCTTCACTCAGGCGCTCAGTCGTCTGCAACAGGAGGCCCACATCATGCCGCGCGACCAGCTGGAGCGCGTCTTGCGCAGCGCGTGGGGCGATGACTGGCGTCAGCATTTCGTGCGTTTTGACCTGACGCCCTTTGCGGCGGCCTCGATTGGTCAGGTGCACCGCGCGCAACTGAAAAGCGGCGAAGTGCTGGCCATCAAGGTGCAGTTCCCGAACGTAACGAAAACCATAGATTCCGACGTCGCCAATATCGCCGGGCTCCTGAAACTGCTAGGCGTGGCGCAGAAGGTGAAGGACCTGCCGGACCTGATTGAGACGGCGCGCGTACAGTTGCACGAGGAAGCCGATTACCTGCGCGAAGCCGCCCACATGGCACGCTATGCCGACGCCCTGTCCGACGACCAGACCTTTGTGGTGCCGCGTACTCATGCGCCGCTTCTGCGTCCCAACATCCTGCCGATGGATTTCGTCGAGGGCGAGGCGGTCGAGACGCTTACGCACGCCCCCGCCGCCACACGTAATCAGGTGATCGAGACGCTGTTTGGTCTGGTGCTGCGCGAGCTGTTTGACCTCAGGCTGATGCAGACCGACCCCAACTTCGCCAATTTCAAATGGCGGCCGCAAACGGGGCAGGTGGTGCTGCTCGATTTCGGTGCCACTCGCGCTGTCCCTGAGACTACTGTCGAGGCCTATCGTACCCTGATGCAGGCGGGCCTCAATGAAGACCGCGAAAGACTGATCGTGGGTTTAAGCGAAATCGGGGCGGTCAATGAGGCCGTTCTGACCGCCCACCGCGCGCGCCTGAACGCCATGCTCGACATCATGATCCAGCACCTGCGGCGGCCGCTGCTCGATCTGGCGGATCGCCGTTTCGTACCCCTGATCCGTGAAAAAGCGCACGAAATCGCCATGGATCACACGACCTGGCAAAGCCCGCCCGCCGACACCCTGTTCGTCCAGAGGAAGCTCAGCGGCATGGCACTTCTGGGGGTACGCATGCGTGCGACTATCCCTCTGCGAGCTATGGTCGCGCAGGCCATAGCCTGAGAAATACCCCCTTCTGAGCGGGTATTTTAATGCCGCACGCCTGGCGAGACAACCCAAGATGTGCAGCTTGTGATTTTATATCATATTTAAACTTCAGTCACCCATCACGTAAGCGTCGCACTGCGTCCCTGGGCAGGCCCCATTCCATTCGTGTTTTGGGGACAAAGGCATGCTCGCCTTCCATCTGCGTTCGCTGCGCGCCACCGCCTCCTTTTGGCCGCTCCTGCCCGCCGCGCTCCTGCTGGCCCCGGCGGTTGCGGCCCACGCCCAGACTCAGCCTGCTATCGAAGAGACTCAGGAAGTGTTTAGTCCCGGTGATTGATGGTACGATTTTATCGTCATTGATGAGGGGTTTGCTATGGGACAAGTTTTACACGGGGCGCCCCAACGACAGAGGCAATCCGTCGAGCGATACAGCATAGTCAAGAGAGTGTGAGGGTGCTGGCCAAGCGCCACGGGATAAACCCAAAGACGGTGAGCAAGTGGAAGAAGCGCCCCTTCGGAAGCGGTTAGGTTGGGGCCCGGTTCCGCAGGTCGTCGTCGATATCTTTCGCATTGAAGACGGCAAGTTGGCCGAACACTGGGACGTCATTCATGAAGAGATTTTTACCGAGAAGACCATCAGCGGCGAGGCCATGTTCAGCGAGACCGTAGCCGCGTAGGTCGGCGTTCGGCAAGCGAGCCAAAGGGCCTGTAACTCTGGCCGGGCGTGTGGCACCGGACCGCGGGAGAGCGAGAGAAGGTGCGGGGCTTCGCGACGGGTTGGAGGTCGAGAGAGAGGCTCCCGGCCGCCCGTCGAGGAGCCGAGCCATGAATGCTACCGTCCAGAAGATCACCCTTTCGTCGTCCCGAGACATCCCTTTCAATAAACTGGTTCTGAGTCAGGCTAACATACGCCGGGTCAAGGCCGGGCTTTCCATCGAAGACCTGGCCGAGTCGATTGCCCGGCGCGGCCTTATTCAGAGCCTGCATGTCCGACCCGTCCTGGATGACGCGGGCGCGGAAACCGGAATGTACGAAGTGCCGGCCGGTGGCCGGCGTTTTCGCGCCCTCGAACTGTTGGTACAGCAAAAACGCCTCGCAAAATCTGCACCTGTGCCCTGCGTCGTATCGGACGCGAACGGCGATGTGCTGATCGAAGAAGTATCCCTCGCCGAGAATATAGAGCGCGCTCCGCTTCACCCAATCGATCAATACCGCGCCTTCAGGACGTTGCGCGACAAGGGCATGACGGATGACGCCATTGCCGCCGCGTTCTTCGTCACACCTCAGGTCGTCAAACAACGGCTGCGTCTTGTCACGGTGTCTCCGGTTCTCCTCGATATCTACGCGGAAGATGGCATGACCCTCGAACAGCTCATGGCCTTCTCGGTGTCCAACGACCACGCCCGTCAGGAACAGGTTTGGCAGACGGTCGGTAAGTCCTGGCAAAGCGAACCCTGGCAAATCCGGCGCATGCTGACCGAAAGCACGGTGCAGGGCACGGACAGGCGTGCGCGCTTCGTGGGCGCCGAGGCGTATGAAGCCGCCGATGGCGTGATCCTGCGGGACCTCTTCAACACCGACAATGGTGGTTGGTTTCAGGATGTCGCCCTTCTCGACCGGCTGGCGGCCGAAAAGCTCAAGGTGCTCGCCGAAGAAGTCGCGATGGAAGGCTGGAAGTGGATTGAGGCGGGCATTTCCCTGCCCTACGGCGTCCAGGATGGTCTGCGCAAACTGGCGGGCGTATCGGCCGAATTGAGCGACGACGACGATCGGCGCTTCCGAGAACTGACCGAAGAATACGATCGGATCGAGGCTGAATACGAGGGTGCCGAGGAACTACCCGATGCCATTGATGCGCGGCTGGGTGAAATCGAGGCGACACTTCTCAGCTACGCAAACCGGCCTTTGATTTTCGACCCCGCAGACATCGCGACTGCCGGCGCCTTTATCTACCTCAACTCGGATGGCCAGCCCGTCATCGAGCGGGGCTTCGTGCGCCTTGAAGACGAGGTGAGCGATGAAACGCCTGCCGATGCCGCCGCCGAAAAGGCCGCCGACAGGCTCGACCCTGACACTCAGGACGAAAATATGCCACGGGCGCAACCGACGTCCATCACCGTGGGCGGCCAACCCGTCTCGCCAGCTGGCGACGAAGAGGAGGATGCCCTGAAGCCTATCCCCGAACGGCTGCTTCAGGAGTTGACGGCTTTCAGGACGGTCGCGTTGCGCAACGCTCTGGCCGAAAACCCTCAGGTCGCAATGACCGCCTTACTCCACCAACTGGTCTCCCTGACCTTCAACCTGCGGCACGGCGGGACGGCCCTTGACGTCAACGTGCATAAGGCTTCGTTCGCCGCCCAGTCAGATGATCTGAAGGATAGCCCTTCGGCCGTCGCCATCACAGATCGGCAGGCGCGCTGGGCGGATCATATCCCTGCCGACGACGACGCCCTCTGGGACTGGCTGACCGCCCAATCCGAGGGGACTCGGTTCGAGTTGCTGGCACACTGCGTCAGTTTCGGCGTCAACGCCCTCTTCGAGAAGGTCAACCCCTATGGCGCCGGTATTTCGGCGCAAGGCCTTCGTGTGCGGATGGCCCATGCAGATCGATTGGTCCAGGCGACCGATCTCGATCTTGTCGAAGCTGGCTGGCGTCCGACCGTCGAGAACTACCTTGGCCGCGTCACGAAGGGGCACATTCTGGAAGCGGTACGCAAAGGCGCCGGGGATCGGGCAAGCGATCTTATCGCCCACCTGAAAAAGGGCGACATGGCCAAAGAGGCCGAACGGCTGCTTGCCGATTCCGGATGGCTACCCGGGCCCTTGCGATCGGCGCATCTCGACGCTGATGCCAATCCAGCTGACGCCGTCGCGGTCACTGAGGAAGAAAACGATCTTCCGGCCTTCCTCGGCGCGCCGGTGAGGCCGCCCGATCCGGAGGAATGCGTAAGCGCTGAAGCCACGCAGGCCGCTGAATAGATCGATCGGGGAGATCGCCTTGCCTGATCTCCCCTCACATAAGACACACAAATTGCGGGCCTCCGCACGCCCTTCCGGTCGCAGGATCACGTTTCAATACGTCGTCCCGTCGTGGCCCACGTCGGTCGGGTGTGGCCCGCTTGGACATTCGGCTTCTCATCCCCTTTCAATGTCTCGCGCCCGGCTCCGATGCCGGGCGTTCTTCGTTTCTGGAGACCTAAACCATGCCTGATTACTTCTCCCGCTTTTGCTGCGTGCTCGACGTGCGCACAATCGAAAACGCTCTCGACGCAGCGGACATACATCGTAAGCCCGAGGGGCCCAGTCACGCGTTTCCATGGTCCGACCGGTTCGTTTTGACGTCCGACCCGGACCAGGCGGGCATCCTCTATATCGAAGATGGCGGATCAGGCGACGTCGAAGGCGTAGTGGAATTTGTATTGATGTGCGCGCGCCGCTTCGATCTGGCAGGCTTCTGGGGCTTTCAATATGCCAATATGTGCTCGCATTCTCGCATCGATGGATTTGGCGGCGGTGCCTACCTGTTGAACCTGACGACACGCGAGACCGTTTCATGGATCGGAACTCACGAATGGCTTGAGGACCTGCACACCGGGGGCGCCGCACATGCCTGAAGGCATCGAAACCCTCGTTTACCGGATCGACGAACTGGACGACGACGCAAAGACCGTTGCGCGGGAATGGTATCGCCAAGACGGGCCGGTTGATGGCTGGTACGAAACCGTCTTCGACGATTTTCAAATCGTCTGCAACTGCCTCGGTATCGACATTAAGACGCGCACTGTCCGGCTTGCCGGAGGTGGATCACGGCAGGCGCCCTGCATCTATTTCTCCGGCTTCTGGAGCCAGGGAGACGGTGCCTGCTTCGAAGGGACTTACACGTACCGATGCGGGGCGACCGCCGCGGTTCGCGAATATGCCCCCAAGGATCGGGAGTTGGACCGTATCGCTTCCGACCTGCAGAAATGTCAGCGCCGGAACTTCTACGCGCTTTGGGCTGTGGCCACACATCGAGGTCGATATTCGCACGAATACGGCATGTCCATCGACGTCAAGCGAGGCGGCCCCTTCGGATACGAAGCGACTTCAGACGCTGAAAGCTGTGTCACCGAAGCGATGCGCGACCTCGCGAGGTGGCTCTATCGTCAACTGGAAGCCGAATACACTTTCCAGCAGTCCGACGCGCTTGTCGATGAGGCCATCTGCGCGAACGATTACACCTTTACCGCGGACGGCCGACGCTTCAGGTAGCCGCAAGCCTGTGTAGTCGTCACAGCCAATTGCTCGCTTCGTCTCAGGATCGTTTCAGCTATACGCTGAACGCCACAGCCGGTCGGTCAACGCAGACGCGTACACGCGCAAGAGCGCGTCACCGGCCGGCTTGAGGCATTCGACGCGCCCCCCCCCCCCCAAAAGCTCCTGGAGACGACAACACGTGCATGGTTCTCAACGACCATCACGGCAAGCTGACGGCGAATGTATCGGATGGCCGTCAAGAATTCGGGGGGGGGAGGCAGGCCCGGCAAGCACGCGGCGCGGACACCGGCGGGATGCCCCCCGCCCCTCTTAGGTGCCGCAGAGGGAGAGACGGCAGGGATTGGGTGAGGTCCCCCGGGGAGAGAGAGCACCGGGGCCCTTACCCTTACTTGCTCTCCCGAAAGACGTATCCATGAATATGATGTCTGCCCCCGTGCCCCAGGCAACGGCCATTCCCGCAGCTCGCGTTTCCGCCGGGGCTATCCTTACGGCCGCAAAGCTTCTTCTGCCGCAGATGGCCGATGGCGAGCCACTTCCGTCAGCCCAGTTACGAAAGGCTCTGGAAGCTGCCTTCGGCGCCTCCGATGCGTCCGGCGCCTGGGACTGGAAGACAGTTTACGAGACCGGTGAAACCGCCTGCGTTCTCTTCCTTCGGAAATACGGACGCCAGTTGTTTCAGAACGCGGCGACACCCCTCGCGCGCCTGACGGCGCTCACCCGGATTGCCGAACTGTTTCCCACTCACACCCGCCGCTCCGAAGAGTCGCAGGCCTTTCAGCAGTTCTCCACGCCCCTGCCTCTGGCGCTGGCCGCCGTCACGGCCGCACAGATATCGGCCTCCGATCACGTGCTGGAACCGTCAGCCGGAACAGGCCTTCTCGCCATTCTTGCCGAGATTTGCGGTGCCGCGCTGACACTCAATGAACTCGCCGAAGAACGCGCCGAGCTGCTCACCGCGCTTTTCCCCGCATCACCGGTCTCGCGCCATGATGCCGCTCAGATCAATGATCATCTGAATGACAGCATTATGCCCTCAGTCGTACTGATGAATCCGCCGTTTTCGGTGATGGCCAATGTCTCTGGGCGGGTCTCCGATGCCGCCCTTCGGCATATCGCCTCCGCCCTTGCTCGCCTTCAGCCCGGTGGGCGCCTCGTCGCCATCACCGGCGCCGGACTTTCACCCGATAGTCACGTCTGGGCGGAAGCCTTTGATCGGCTGCAGTCGAACGCTACTGTCGTCTTCTCGGCGGCAATCAACGGCTCCGTCTATGCCCGTCATGGGACGACCACCGCCACTCGACTGACGGTCATCGAAAAGCGTTGTCGGACGGACGCTGACAGTGCGCCGGCTTTACCTGGCATCGCCCCGGACGTCGCCACGCTCCTCGACTGGATTGCGCTCCACGTTCCACCGCGCCCTGGCATCGATAAACCAAACCCGCCCCGGCCCCCGGCGACAGGTCGCATCCTGACGTCCATACCGCGTCGCAAGCCTCCAAGACCTGCGGCAAGAGCCGCCCTCGACGGCCCGGTGGCCGAGGTACTGACGTATGAAGTGATTGAGCAGGGGCCTCCAGACACCAACGCCATCACCGATGCGATTTACGAAGAATATCGCCTGCAAACCCTCACTATTCCCGGCGCCCAGCCGCACCCGACCAAGCTCGTCCAGTCGGCAGCCATGGCGTCGGTCACACCGCCGAAACCCAGCTATCGCCCTACCCTGCCTACCGACATTCGTGAACACCTCTCCGCTCCCCAATTGGAGACGGTCATATTCGCAGGCGAAGCGCACAGCGAACACCTCGCCGGACACTGGCGCATCGACAAAACCTACGATCAGGTCTCGGCAGCACCCGATGACGCGCCGGATGCCGTTCGCTTCCGGCGTGGATTCATGCTCGGCGATGGAACGGGAGCCGGTAAAGGACGACAGTCGGCGGGGATCATCCTCGATAACTGGCTTCAGGGGCGGCGCAAGGCTGTCTGGATTTCGAAGTCCGACAAACTGATCGAGGACGCCCAGCGCGACTGGGCGGCGCTTGGGATGGAACGCCTCCTTGTCACCCCGCTCTCGCGG
This Asticcacaulis excentricus DNA region includes the following protein-coding sequences:
- a CDS encoding alkaline phosphatase gives rise to the protein MKSLLVCLSLSVLCVAPAMAEAPAPLTPELRAALARTPNTKKARNIILFIGDGMGISSVTAGRILAGQTRGTDGASYRLTFEGLPYTGLSKTYSADKFVTDSANGISAITTGVKTINAAIGVDATVKSNDCASSQKGRIPTIAETLKAQGKATGIVTTAGLTDATPAGAYGHVPTRGWRSDAELPAEAKQAGCIDLARQMIEAPKAVRLDVALGGDRARFVTTAQGGKRQDRDLTADWRNLPGAVVVTDKAGLAAVNTKTTKTLLGLFADGDLPSVVDHKGQGPTPTLEEMTRKAISVLSHNKDGFFLLVESASIDKWHHENNAYRALTDVDELDKAVKAALEMTDASETLIIITADHSHGLTLSAGSTRNEPILGLARKNGVNEPDKNGQPRLTLNYATGPGARPAGSPPLTEEEALSPDFHQLALTPMSSAQHAGEDVPVYASGPFAHLLTGTVESTFLYQVMRYAAGKR
- a CDS encoding NAD(P)/FAD-dependent oxidoreductase, which codes for MSQRIGIIGAGISGLSAAQRLIAAGYAVDLFDKGRGPGGRMSTRREQTDDTAYLFDHGAQYFTVRDPRFVSQVEHWVQHGLAARWPEAGPDAFVGTPMMCSPLAHLCERFGVHFGTRIERITGAPGAWHLATENGTFGPYAQVIVAIPAEQASDLLSPWVPDFAQTARAHSSQPCWTTMVSFSEDPPGLPPVTRVPGPVLAWVANNASKPDRAKTSAWVLQATPDWTAAYIDLSREDAAAPMFAAWQALLGHSLPQPVLLKAHLWRYARTGEGVKGRLYDKTLGLGVCGDWLKGPRVEAAWLSGLELAEALLAA
- a CDS encoding FAD-binding domain-containing protein, which produces MRPEALTRVQALERLNAFLPRAGGAYARERNIDPGPKETGHVSRLSPYVRHRLIGEWELARAAEKAHGAAASKFTDEVCWRAYWLGYLEMRPALWARYVAYLISDEAETARSGETYRAAITGRTGIDAFDVWVSELITTGYLHNHARMSFASIWVHTLRLPWQLGAAFFLEHLLDGDEAANTLSWRWVAGLHTPGKVYLASTEAIATCSAGRFRPTGLAQNPAPVMMEPPPPVVALPAAQPVPRAPSVLLVTSEDLGADGFRLAEQPVVGVAALVTGKAPVAAATASVAQTLARQIGTEIRLFSSRAELESALTAFGTRTLLTSRLPVGLTRAELNAVLNDTGEPIHLFERTRLWDAVAWPAATRGFFAFRPVIGHLMALTDPGGFQDKP
- a CDS encoding DUF3429 domain-containing protein, producing the protein MDATLSKLNTRWVIALTLAGGLPFMAAALMTALHLRVLGLGGPDIAITYGAVIASFLCGLHWGLVLGGRAQATWLLILSNVLCLLAWAGALLAQSGWPQAALTLQTAVFLSLLAVDHVLMRRGWLSAAFFRLRLVITCLVVACLIGVALLA
- a CDS encoding pyridoxine 5'-phosphate synthase, with translation MLGPKTGPRLAVSLESAALLPGLGIGETVDLSHLADRVIEGGAEGVMIHLTSDHGLISDEDLARVAAVCSERQRDFCLRVTTAFDHVERARHLKADRIYLGREAKAAQWTSTSLFLKSHIGHIQKVQKTLKDSDIALFVTLEPTLEAAEQALRYGLFTVELDMSHLAASLHSPDIDRAFDALSHVLSLGRYLNRHGVEVHLGGGLRPADLRVLARSGSFRQFNIGRRLMPEALNDGLSAAVKTLRECMSRAGRGDDAPVERHKRLAERVAGMGDTRLKERLERFCREVLPRLEDPQLYAAERLLAGPLVRLEALVFAANLPASFAGITLIKYLRQTQSPGRSGTPLRRAG
- a CDS encoding ABC1 kinase family protein, with translation MPAGPASRLFALGGLAASGLGHVVKESARQMSRGQKPDLASLLFDETNGLRMADQLARMRGAAMKVGQILSMDSGDILPPAFTQALSRLQQEAHIMPRDQLERVLRSAWGDDWRQHFVRFDLTPFAAASIGQVHRAQLKSGEVLAIKVQFPNVTKTIDSDVANIAGLLKLLGVAQKVKDLPDLIETARVQLHEEADYLREAAHMARYADALSDDQTFVVPRTHAPLLRPNILPMDFVEGEAVETLTHAPAATRNQVIETLFGLVLRELFDLRLMQTDPNFANFKWRPQTGQVVLLDFGATRAVPETTVEAYRTLMQAGLNEDRERLIVGLSEIGAVNEAVLTAHRARLNAMLDIMIQHLRRPLLDLADRRFVPLIREKAHEIAMDHTTWQSPPADTLFVQRKLSGMALLGVRMRATIPLRAMVAQAIA
- a CDS encoding ParB/RepB/Spo0J family partition protein; its protein translation is MNATVQKITLSSSRDIPFNKLVLSQANIRRVKAGLSIEDLAESIARRGLIQSLHVRPVLDDAGAETGMYEVPAGGRRFRALELLVQQKRLAKSAPVPCVVSDANGDVLIEEVSLAENIERAPLHPIDQYRAFRTLRDKGMTDDAIAAAFFVTPQVVKQRLRLVTVSPVLLDIYAEDGMTLEQLMAFSVSNDHARQEQVWQTVGKSWQSEPWQIRRMLTESTVQGTDRRARFVGAEAYEAADGVILRDLFNTDNGGWFQDVALLDRLAAEKLKVLAEEVAMEGWKWIEAGISLPYGVQDGLRKLAGVSAELSDDDDRRFRELTEEYDRIEAEYEGAEELPDAIDARLGEIEATLLSYANRPLIFDPADIATAGAFIYLNSDGQPVIERGFVRLEDEVSDETPADAAAEKAADRLDPDTQDENMPRAQPTSITVGGQPVSPAGDEEEDALKPIPERLLQELTAFRTVALRNALAENPQVAMTALLHQLVSLTFNLRHGGTALDVNVHKASFAAQSDDLKDSPSAVAITDRQARWADHIPADDDALWDWLTAQSEGTRFELLAHCVSFGVNALFEKVNPYGAGISAQGLRVRMAHADRLVQATDLDLVEAGWRPTVENYLGRVTKGHILEAVRKGAGDRASDLIAHLKKGDMAKEAERLLADSGWLPGPLRSAHLDADANPADAVAVTEEENDLPAFLGAPVRPPDPEECVSAEATQAAE